In a single window of the Nicotiana tomentosiformis chromosome 10, ASM39032v3, whole genome shotgun sequence genome:
- the LOC104104572 gene encoding protein SOB FIVE-LIKE 1, producing the protein MSKEEECSSNESGWTMYIGSPYRDYNHVEDDDDDDDEGTPRKGYKNLDYIEEGGGSDDSMTSDASSGPSQQGVSTSVEQSYRKHEFKHAEEDNRKFTSKEQQRQAKKKISDKNVKAAKEDPGHKAKSGKSYGYCSSTREKHGN; encoded by the exons ATGAGTAAAGAAG AAGAATGCAGCAGTAATGAGTCCGGTTGGACAATGTATATCGGTTCACCTTATCGTGACTATAATCATGTTGAAGATGACGACGACGATGATGATGAAGGAACTCCGAGGAAGGGATACAAAAATCTTGATTATATTGAAGAAGGTGGTGGCAGTGACGACTCCATGACTTCTGACGCTTCATCTGGTCCAAGTCAACAAGGAGTAAGCACAAGCGTAGAGCAAAGTTATCGGAAACATGAATTCAAGCATGCAGAAGAAGACAACAGGAAGTTCACAAGCAAGGAACAACAAAGACAAGCGAAGAAGAAAATATCTGATAAGAATGTAAAAGCAGCAAAAGAAGATCCAGGTCATAAAGCAAAGAGTGGCAAAAGTTATGGTTATTGCAGTTCAACAAGGGAAAAGCATGGAAATTAA
- the LOC104104573 gene encoding 6-phosphogluconate dehydrogenase, decarboxylating 2-like, whose amino-acid sequence MASPTRIGLAGLAVMGQNLALNIAEKGFPISVYNRTTSKVDETVERAKKEGDLPLYGFHDPESFVNSIQKPRVTIILVKAGAPVDQTIKTLSAYMEKGDCIIDGGNEWYENTERREKEMAELGLLYLGMGVSGGEEGARNGPSLMPGGSFEAYKYIEDILLKVAAQVPDSGPCVTYIGKGGSGNFVKMVHNGIEYGDMQLIAEAYDVLKSVGKLSNDELQQVFSEWNKGELLSFLIEITADIFGIKDDKADGYLVDKVLDKTGMKGTGKWTVQQAAELSVAAPTIASSLDSRFLSGLKDERVQAAKVFKSSGVSDILVEQSVDKKQLIDDVRKALYASKVCSYAQGMNLIRAKSVEKGWDLKLGELARIWKGGCIIRAIFLDRIKQAYDRNPDLANLLVDEEFAKEVVERQSAWRRVVCLSISSGISTPGMSSSLAYFDSYRRERLPANLVQAQRDYFGAHTYERTDMPGAFHTEWFKIAKLSKI is encoded by the coding sequence ATGGCTTCTCCGACAAGAATTGGTCTTGCTGGCCTTGCTGTTATGGGCCAAAATCTTGCTCTCAATATTGCTGAGAAAGGATTCCCTATATCTGTTTACAACCGAACCACTTCAAAAGTTGATGAGACTGTTGAACGAGCTAAAAAAGAAGGAGATCTTCCTCTTTATGGCTTTCATGATCCAGAGTCCTTTGTGAATTCTATCCAAAAGCCTCGCGTCACAATCATTCTTGTCAAAGCTGGAGCACCAGTTGATCAGACCATCAAAACTCTTTCGGCTTACATGGAGAAAGGAGACTGTATCATTGACGGTGGTAATGAATGGTATGAGAACACGGAGAGGAGAGAGAAAGAAATGGCTGAGTTAGGACTTCTTTATCTAGGGATGGGAGTTTCAGGTGGTGAAGAGGGGGCTCGAAATGGACCGTCGCTGATGCCTGGAGGCTCTTTTGAAGCCTACAAGTACATAGAAGATATCTTACTAAAGGTCGCTGCTCAAGTTCCTGATAGTGGACCTTGTGTTACATACATTGGTAAAGGTGGTTCTGGCAATTTTGTTAAGATGGTCCACAATGGAATTGAATATGGTGATATGCAATTGATTGCGGAGGCTTATGATGTTCTGAAATCTGTTGGGAAGCTCTCTAACGATGAGTTGCAACAAGTTTTCTCAGAATGGAACAAAGGGGAGCTTCTGAGCTTCTTGATTGAAATCACAGCTGATATATTTGGAATCAAGGATGACAAAGCAGATGGATATTTAGTAGACAAGGTTTTGGACAAGACTGGAATGAAAGGTACTGGTAAATGGACTGTTCAGCAAGCTGCTGAACTGTCAGTTGCTGCTCCTACTATAGCGTCATCACTGGATTCAAGATTCCTTAGTGGATTGAAGGATGAAAGGGTGCAGGCAGCCAAAGTTTTCAAATCTAGCGGGGTTAGCGATATACTTGTTGAACAGTCTGTGGATAAGAAGCAATTGATTGACGATGTGAGAAAAGCACTCTATGCATCAAAAGTATGTAGCTATGCCCAGGGAATGAATTTGATAAGGGCAAAGAGTGTTGAAAAGGGATGGGACTTGAAACTAGGGGAGCTTGCTAGGATTTGGAAAGGTGGTTGCATTATCCGTGCTATATTTTTGGATCGTATCAAGCAGGCTTATGACAGAAATCCAGATCTCGCTAACCTGCTTGTGGATGAAGAATTTGCAAAGGAGGTAGTTGAACGACAGTCTGCCTGGCGAAGAGTGGTCTGCCTTTCTATAAGCTCGGGTATCAGCACACCTGGTATGTCTTCAAGTCTTGCTTATTTCGACTCATACCGGAGGGAAAGGCTTCCCGCAAATTTGGTCCAAGCTCAAAGGGATTactttggtgctcatacttatGAGAGGACTGATATGCCGGGGGCATTTCATACTGAGTGGTTCAAGATTGCCAAACTGTCGAAGATCTGA